The Fusarium fujikuroi IMI 58289 draft genome, chromosome FFUJ_chr01 sequence GTACACCTAGCATAGTCGAGGGTCTTTCGCCGGCGGAAGAGAGGATGCGCAGGGCCAAGGGCGTCAACTTCATCTACCAGGCGGGCGTCATGTTGGATCTCCCTCAGATTACGCTATGGGTAGCTGGAGTATTCTTTCATCGGTTCTTCATGCGCTGCCATATGGTCCAAGAAAAGGGTGGAATTCATCATTACGTGAGTTCTCCCACCTGATCTTACAATTTCAATGTCTCCCTGGAGCAGTGAAAGCCTGTTCTTGACTGAGCAGCATGCAATTCTTTTCTATATGCTAACTTCCacaatcaagaacatcgCAGCAACGGCCCTCTTTCTAGCCAACAAGACCGAAGAGAACTGCCGCAAGACAAAGGACATCATTATCGCCGTAGCCAAAGTTGCACAAAAGAACGCGAAGCTCGTTATTGATGAGCAGAGCAAAGAGTACtggcgatggcgagacaGTATTCTCACATACGAAGAGGTCATGCTAGAGCAACTCACTTTCGATCTGATGGTGGACAACCCCTACCACCACTTATTTAAGTTGCTCGATCAGCTTGGAATAGTGCATAACAAGAATCTGCGGCAAGCGGCCTGGGCTTTCTGCAATGATGCTTGCCTTACATCGATCCCTCTGTTGATAGGACCTCGAGATGTTGCCATCAgcgccatcttctttgcGAGCATATATGCGAACCAACAAATTGAAGACATCAATGGCGAGCCCTGGTGgaagctcctcaagggtGACGAGGTCCTTTGTTCTCATGCTATCGAGGTGATGCGCCAGTTTTACACGGAGAATCCGCTTAGAAAGCAGAACCCGTCGCTGCCATCACCAGCATTCCATCTCCA is a genomic window containing:
- a CDS encoding related to C-type cyclin, which translates into the protein MASIDRYRPPREGYQPPTLPANPRPERDSRSRSPRRRDTVPPAVPTPPQHSTRTSPPRPQARQPQESPARSGAQTPVAVLNQWNFTSDEVRSTPSIVEGLSPAEERMRRAKGVNFIYQAGVMLDLPQITLWVAGVFFHRFFMRCHMVQEKGGIHHYNIAATALFLANKTEENCRKTKDIIIAVAKVAQKNAKLVIDEQSKEYWRWRDSILTYEEVMLEQLTFDLMVDNPYHHLFKLLDQLGIVHNKNLRQAAWAFCNDACLTSIPLLIGPRDVAISAIFFASIYANQQIEDINGEPWWKLLKGDEVLCSHAIEVMRQFYTENPLRKQNPSLPSPAFHLQNTRKRGDTLLSQPDTLSSTTGTPLEVDRASRSPGANSRVNGAAQDGEGRYPERDEGSPSRHDENGRPPRSPLKRREPDDGEEQSDRAEKRAKLSEDEEGELVED